One stretch of Anas acuta chromosome W, bAnaAcu1.1, whole genome shotgun sequence DNA includes these proteins:
- the LOC137847094 gene encoding antigen WC1.1-like isoform X2: MGTEGLLSPWVLCLLLWVQPCRGAVEVRLVDGDRRCAGRVEVKHQGQWGTVCSDRWDMTDAAVVCRQLGCGVALKAHRNAHFGPGSGRIWMDDVNCHGTESALSDCTHTERAETYCDHRFDAGVTCSGFVRLVGGDSPCSGSVEVYDRDQWKAVCHSHFGAKAAEVVCRELQCGTALSVHGAAQLGEGAGPVWDRELQCVGNESVLSFCPTEAPKDKACTHSNGTHVTCTRFRLVNGSRACEGRVEVAVLGTWGTLCASRWDLSDAHVLCRHLGCGFAESIPGGGHFGRGTGPVWRDSFHCDGTEAHLGQCPVTALGASPCSQENAAAVICSGPAHHMSVRLVGGRSRCDGHVEVFQHGTWGRVLDEQWDMQKASVVCRQLQCGEAEAAYTPVRAERGLGPVGLRGVRCAGHEADLSLCNTSLPQSMSAAGIMEDVGVVCHGSRRVRLADGAGRCAGRVEIYYQGRWGTVCDDAWDLADAAVVCRQLGCGGALEAAGSARFGEGSGQIWLDGVNCSGAEAALWDCPAKAWGQHSCGHKEDAGVICSEFTALRLENSDGCSGRLQVFYNGTWGSVCSNSMTTETVSLVCKELGCGNEGDREIFFNYAKLSGTTWLDDVECGKSNSSFWQCPSDPWNPQSCDDLREETHITCNERPQVAACPNSTSCTEREKIRVVGGKDGCSGRVEIWHRGTWGTLCDNAWDMRDAEVACRQLGCGPAVYALGQAAAGEGMGPMWLMECRGTELSLQDCWAQPGHSGACQHKADAAVHCSAAPRTATSPPQADPPQGRPTTSREGLSVPVIICIILGALLCLLLALLAGQVRSARAQRRGSGRAGEPFPEAVYEEIAYSLAWEKQARFSLSDVPVLPGGYPADGYDDAGEVSDPGEDPVPGQRDWEVPRTPEEGDGRRDAATGGSLHSRRSAGVPGADGHTSSPFLGSTGYDDVEEVSLAYPHEDTQDVTPELHAQEFQSPRPADTSPAEQLGAAGREESSVPLGEP; the protein is encoded by the exons atggggacagagggactCCTGTCCCCTTGGGTGCTGTGTCTGCTCCTCTGGGTGCAGCCTTGCAGAG GGGCTGTGGAGGTGAGGCTGGTGGATGGCGACAGGCGCTGTGCTGGGAGAGTGGAGGTGAAACATCAGGGCCAGTGGGGGACCGTGTGCAGTGACCGCTGGGACATGACCGATGCTGCAGTGGTTTGtaggcagctgggctgtggggttgCTCTCAAAGCTCATCGGAATGCACACTTTGGGCCAGGATCTGGACGCATTTGGATGGATGATGTTAATTGTCATGGCACCGAGTCTGCCCTGTCtgactgcacacacacagaaagggCTGAAACATACTGCGATCACAGATTTGATGCTGGAGTGACATGCTCAG GATTTGTCCGGCTGGTCGGAGGGGACAGCCCCTGCTCTGGAAGTGTGGAGGTCTACGACAGGGACCAGTGGAAAGCTGTCTGTCACTCCCACTTTGGTGCCAAAGCTGCCGAGGTGGTGTGCAGGGAGCTACAGTGTGGCACAGCCCTGTCTGTCCATGGGGCagctcagctgggagaaggggcCGGTCCTGTCTGGGacagagagctgcagtgtgTGGGGAATGAATCCGTCCTCTCCTTCTGCCCCACGGAGGCCCCCAAGGACAAAGCCTGCACCCACAGCAATGGCACTCATGTCACCTGCACAC GGTTCAGGCTGGTGAATGGCAGCAGAGCATGTGAGGGCAGGGTGGAGGTCGCGGTGCTGGGGACGTGGGGGACCCTCTGTGCCTCCCGCTGGGACCTCTCGGACGCCCACGTTCTGTGTCGGCACCTCGGCTGTGGCTTTGCTGAGTCCATTCCTGGAGGAGGGCATTTTGGGAGAGGAACCGGCCCCGTCTGGAGAGACTCGTTCCACTGTGACGGGACTGAAGCCCACCTGGGGCAGTGCCCGGTGACTGCCCTGGGGGCCTCGCCGTGCTCCCAGGAGAacgctgctgctgtcatttgcTCAG GCCCGGCTCACCACATGTCTGTACGGTTGGTGGGTGGAAGGAGCCGGTGCGATGGACACGTGGAGGTCTTCCAGCACGGGACGTGGGGCAGAGTCCTGGATGAGCAGTGGGACATGCAGAAGGCCAGCGTGGTGTGCCGGCAGCTGCAGTGcggagaggcagaggcagcctaCACCCCTGTGAGGGCCGAGCGAGGGCTGGGCCCCGTGGGGCTGCGTGGGGTGCGGTGTGCAGGGCACGAGGCTGACCTGAGCCTCTGTAACACCTCCCTGCCTCAGAGCATGTCAGCAGCAGGGATCATGGAGGACGTGGGGGTCGTGTGCCACG ggagccggCGGGTCCGGCTGGCGGACGGGGCCGGGCGCTGTGCCGGGAGAGTGGAGATCTACTACCAGGGGCGCTGGGGCACCGTCTGCGACGACGCCTGGGACCTGGCCGACGCCGCCGTCGTTTGCCGCCAGCTGGGCTGCGGAGGGGCCCTGGaggcagctggctctgctcgGTTTGGGGAGGGCTCCGGGCAGATCTGGCTGGATGGCGTCAACTGCTCCGGGGCCGAAGCTGCTCTCTGGGACTGCCCTGCCAAGGCCTGGGGGCAGCACAGCTGCGGGCACAAGGAGGACGCTGGAGTCATCTGCTCAG AGTTCACGGCCCTGAGGCTGGAGAACAGCGACGGCTGCTCCGGGCGCCTGCAGGTTTTCTACAACGGGACGTGGGGCAGCGTTTGCTCCAACTCCATGACCACCGAGACGGTGTCACTGGTGtgcaaggagctgggctgcGGGAATGAAGGGGACCGGGAAATATTCTTTAATTATGCCAAGCTGTCTGGCACCACATGGCTGGATGACGTGGAGTGTGGGAAGAGCAACAGCTCCTTCTGGCAGTGTCCCTCTGATCCCTGGAATCCGCAGTCGTGTGATGACCTCCGAGAAGAGACCCACATCACCTGCAATG AAAGGCCGCAGGTGGCTGCATGCCCCAACTCCACCAGCTGCACAG AGAGGGAGAAGATCCGTGTTGTGGGAGGCAAGGACGGCTGCTCGGGCAGAGTGGAGATCTGGCACCGCGGCACCTGGGGGACACTGTGTGACAATGCCTGGGACATGCGGGATGCCGAGGTGGcatgcaggcagctgggctgtggccCCGCGGTCTATGCCctgggccaggctgctgctggagaggggaTGGGCCCCATGTGGCTGATGGAGTGCAGGGGGACGGAGCtgtctctgcaggactgctgggcCCAGCCAGGGCACAGCGGTGCCTGCCAGCATAAGGCAGATGCGGCTGTGCATTGCTCAG ctgcaccCAGGACAGCAACATCCCCCCCACAAGCAG ATCCCCCACAGGGCCGTCCGACCACCAGCAGAGAGGGACTCTCGGTGCCTGTCATCATCTGCATCATCCTGGGggccctcctctgcctgctcctggccctcctggctgggcAGGTGCGAAGCGCCAGGGCTCAGCGCAGAG GCTCCGGGAGAGCTGGGGAGCCCTTCCCTGAGGCCGTGTACGAGGAGATCGCTTACAGCCTGGCGTGGGAGAAGCAGGCGAGGTTCAGTCTCTCAG aTGTCCCTGTCCTGCCCGGAGGTTACCCAGCAGATGGCTATGATGATGCTGGGGAGGTTTCTGACCCTGGGGAGGATCCTGTCCCTGGGCAGAGGGACTGGGAAGTGCCCAGGACACCAGAGGAAGGAGATGGGCGCAGGGATGCAGCCACAG GGGGAAGCCTGCACTCCCGGAGAAGTGCTGGGGTCCCTGGAGCTGATGGACACACCTCGTCACCTTTCCTGGGGAGCACGGGCTATGACGATGTTGAAGAGGTGTCTCTGGCATATCCCCATGAGGACACCCAGGATGTGACACCAGAGCTCCATGCACAAGAGTTCCAGAGCCCCAGGCCAGCAGacaccagccctgctgagcagctgggtgcagctgggagggaggagagctcAGTGCCACTGGGAGAGCCGTGA